The following DNA comes from Ignavibacteriales bacterium.
TATTACATCGTCTTCCCTCGGGTATAAGAAGTTCGTATCAACGCCGACCTATACAAATACCGATATGAACGGAAGAACAACAAAAGTTGCTCGGGCTGCAGTGATTGCAGCACGAAAAGGTGTGCTCGTTGTTACAGCAATGGGAAATTCAGGATATATCAGTGGATATAGTAACCAGTCGCAACGGGCAGATACGACACTCGAATCTCCTGCCGACGCTGACAGTATCATCTCGGTAGGTGCAACATCATCGGATGGTGAACTTGCGGTGTTCAGCGGATGTGGCCCGACTGCTGATGGCCGAATCAAACCGGAACTCGTTGCACAAGGCATGGGAGTGTATTGGGCTGACGGGTCAACCACGACTGGGTATTATTATGCTTCAGGTACTTCTTGTGCGACGCCATTAATTGCCGGTGCAGCGGCGTTAATACTTTCTGCTCATCCCCAAATGACGAATATGCAAGTGCGGGATGCGTTGATGAGAACGACAAGTCAGAGAAAAGATGGGACATCTGAAACTGCCACGTATCCAAATAATTATTACGGCAGTGGTTTTGTGGATGTGAATGCTGCTGCATTGTCCTTGGGCCCGGTATTCAGCAACAGACCAATGGTGACGAAAACCGATTCTTCCTATCAAATCACTATTTGGATCAAACAGAATGGTTCTGTTCGTATGGATTCTGTCTTCCTCTATTTCAAACAACCATGGGACGCAACGTTCAAACTTGCAAAGTTCATTCCGGCAACAAGTAATGACGAGTATTTCATGACACTTCCTTTCACTGAACTGAATTCTACAGCTGTCGGATATGTCACCGCACGGGATCAATCAGGTGTTACTTGGAGGGCGCCATCGGGTGCTCCAACCGATTATTTTTCTCTTGAGCCGACACCAGATAGTTTGATCGAAAGATTTCCTATTCCAAATGGAGAAGTAGTACCTACTCAGTACAAACTTTATCAGAATTATCCCAATCCATTTAACAGTTCCACTCTCATTATGTTTGAAGTACCTGAACCAACGAATGTAGAATTGGAAGTCTTTAATCTTCTTGGTCAGCGTGTTAAAAATATTTTTCAAGGTGCAGTAAGTACACAAGGAACGAAACATTGGGATGGAACAGATAATGATGGACGCCAAGTTGCATCTGGAATATATTTTGCTCGCCTGAAAACACCGAACGCGATACGTTCGATCAAAATATTGTATCTCAAGTAAGTACTGCAAATGCCGGAGCTTCATCTTTCCATTCTCTTCCGTTTTGTTTTACTTCTGCTTGCCGCTGTGTGTTCCATTCTGTTGTCGTTATTTGTGTATCGTAGTACGGTGCCGCCTGTCTCATCTGCAAAACGGTACGGTCTCATTTCTCTCCGTAGTATCGGATTGTTTTTATTATTTCTTCTTCTTGGCGAGCCGCTGCTTTCACTCGTTACTCGTTCTGTCGATAAGCCCATTGTTGCGATACTGGTGGATAATTCTCAGAGCATGGCAATAACAGACCGTACAGGGCGGCGTGATGAAACAGTAAAATCAATTCTAGGGTATGATGTTTGGAAACACATCAGCCAAGATGGAAGATTGATATATTCGCTCTTCGATGTAAAAGCCAGAAGTCTCGCAGCTATTACCGATGATTCGTTGACATTTAAAGGTGAAGGGACCGATATAGCTGAAGCCTTGAAATCGAAAAAACAGACTTCTGTATCATCCAACCTGCAAGCCGTTGTGTTAATCACAGATGGCAATTCAACCATTGGGATGAATCCATTGTATGAAGCAGAAGCATTGGGTGTGCCGGTGTTCACCGTTGGTGTTGGCGATACAATCGAGCAGAGAGATCTTCTCATCCGAAAAACGCTGACGAATGAGATTACATACGCTGGAATCAAATTACCTGTCAATGTAACGGTGCACAGCTCTGGATTCGGCGGCGAGCGAGTGCAGGTATCACTTCGTGACGGTGCAACACTGCTTGATGAGAAGTCGTTGACATTAGAAAGTGGTACACGTGATTATCTTGTTCCGCTCTCGTTCATAACGGAAAAAGAGGGGATGCAGAAATTTACGGCAGAGGTTTCGAGTCTTCCGGGAGAACTCACGCCGCAAAATAATCGTATGAATTTCTTCGTCAAGGTTTTAAAGAACAAGTTGCGCGTGGCATTGATTGCCGGTGCACCAAGTCAGGATGAAGCGTTTATCCGGCGTGCAATGGCGAGTGACAAGAATGTCGAACTCATGCCGTTCATTGAGGAGAACGATGGACAATTTCATGAAAACACTTTGAATGCCGAAGCGCTGAAAACGGTTGATTGTATTGTGCTTGTTGGATTCCCGACAGAGCACAGTCTTCCGCGCAGTTTGCAAGCGATTTTAGATGCTGCGGATGCAGGGAAACCGTTTTTCATACTCTTGAGCAGAACAATTGAACTTGGAAAACTGCACACACTGGATCCGCTCTTACCGTTTAGTGTAGAAAGCGCTATAAGCAATGAGCTTCAAATCTTTGCCGCGATTCCAGAAACGCAGCGGAATAACCCGATCCTGAAAATTGGCAATACTATCAACACCGTTGGGTTCTGGTCCAAACTTCCACCTGTGTTCCGCCAACAAGGGAACTTCCGTTCGAAGATCGAATCGGAGGTGCTTGCCACTGTTCGATTACAATCGATGCCGCTGACTGACCCATTTATTGTAGTAAGGAATGTGAACAAAAGGAAATCTCTCGCAGTGCTCGGGTATGGTGTATGGCGTTGGAACATGTTGTCAGATGCTGGAAGCGGAGCAGAACTGATGCTTGAGCATTTTATCAGCAACGCAATTCGCTGGTTGACAACACAGGAAGATTCGCGCAGGATTCGAGTGCAATCATCAAAGCATAGTTACACAACGCAGGATGCGGTTGAGTTCATGGCTCAAGTGTATGATGACAATTTTCAGCCGCTGGATGAAGCTCAGATAGAAGTGCGCGTCAGGCATGAAAGTGAGACAAGTTCGATAGTATTGGACGCACTTGGCAGCGGTCAATATCAGGGTGCGTTTGAATCTTTGCAGGAAGGCGAATATAAATTTACAGCAACAGTGATGGTGAACGGGGCGGCAATTGGCAGTGATCAAGGCACATTCTCTGTCGGCGGTCAAAACGCAGAATTTCTTGAGACACGAATGAATAAACCATTGCTTCAACAGATTGCCGCACAGACAGGCGGACGGTATTACGAGAGCAATAATTTAGGGTCGCTTGATCATGATGTGACAACGATGCCAAATTTCAAATCGCATGATGTAAGCAAGTCGGCAGAAATTGAAATCTGGAATTCCCGATGGATGCTTGCACTTGTTATCTTAGTCTTTGCGCTCGAATGGTTTTTGAGAAAACGGAATGGAATGTTATGAGAGAGAGAATACCTCAGAACGCAAAAATGCAATTATCGTTTACTTCATGAATATTTCGGTCTTTACGCTTGCAGTGGTTTTTGTTCTTATCGCAATTCGGCAAATTGGAAACATCCGGCTTCAGATCTGGCAAGTAATGACGTTGGGATCTGGAATAGTGCTTCTTACCGGACAGATTGCTCCATTCGACGCTCTCCGTGCGATGAACTTTGACGTGATGATTTTTTTGTTTGGAATGTTTATTATCGGACAGGCGCTGGAAGAAAGCGGATATCTCGCGCATGCGGCGTACAAATATTTCAAACGAGCGCACTCTGTTGATTCTCTCATACTGTTTATTATATTTGGTTTCGGCGGTGCTTCCGCTCTTCTCATGAACGATACACTTGCCATCATCGGAACACCAGTGGTGCTTCTCCTTGCCCGAAAACATGAAATGTCGCCGAAACTTCTGCTGTTGGCGCTTGCGTTCTCTGTCACGATCGGAAGTGTTGTAAGCCCAATCGGTAATCCGCAAAACCTGCTTATTGCGCTCAACGGAAAAATTGGTGATCCGTTTGGTACGTTTTTCCGATGGCTGTTCATTCCTACAGTTCTTAACTTATGTATTGCGTATATCTTGCTCAAGCTTTTCTACAGAAGCGACTTTCATGATGTACCGCTCAAATATTCGCAGGAACCGATTCGGAATCAAGAACTTGCGTTTCTATCAAAATTTTCATTTCAAATTGTTGCAATGTTGATTGCACTGAAAATACTGTCAGTCGTTCTTCGATTCGACATTGAATTTCGCTTAACCTACATCGCACTGGCTTCTGCATTGCCAATTCTCATAGGAAGTAAGCAGCGGTGGATCATCATGAGAAAGATTGATTGGCATACGCTACTATTTTTCGCATCGATGTTTGTGCTGATGGATTCGGTTTGGAAATCTGGATTCTTTCAACATATTCTTGCAGAAAGCAAACAAGACGTTACCTCGACAGGGATGATATTAAGCGTAAGCATTGTGTTCAGCCAGCTCATTTCGAACGTGCCCCTGGTGGCACTATATCAGCCAATGCTCATACATGCAGGTACAATGACAAAGGGGTTCATGGCGCTGGCAGCAGGCAGTACAATTGCTGGTAATCTTTTTATTCTTGGCGCGGCAAGTAATATAATAATTATTCAAAATGCCGAAAAGAAATCTCACCATACAATTACATTCTGGGATTTTGCAAAAATCGGTATTCCATTGACCATGCTGAATACTGCAGTATACTGGCTGTTTCTATCCGTACTCTGAATTCGTCTTTTGAGGAGAAGAACACGTGCCGTCGTACGGACTTTTTCCTATATTGTGTACTATGTAAGTGAACGATTAAGCGAAAAAGGGAATTCATGAATCAGGTATGCTCTGTGGGATTGCTCTGCGGGATTATTATTTTATTTCCGATTGGTCAAGTACAATCACAAATCACTACTGAAATAAACGCGGGGTCTTCGCTCTATTTTGACAATCTGAACTCTCAACCCGTTCGTCAGCACCATCCATGGTGGGTAAATCTCGGCGCTGGCCCGGCTTTAGTTGGCAAAACTTTTGCGATGAATGGCGGTATGGTATACTGTTATCAATTTGACCGAAGCATTATGAGTGCACGAATGCTTGGCGTGACAAATAATAATCCAACCGTGCAAAAGGTTGATCAGTCATATACAATCTACAAAATGGCAGACTATGGAATTCTTTACGGACCCATTTGGCAAATGGATTACGGTTATGTCTCTGTTGGTGCCGGCCTTGGATTGGTGCGCGCAGCATACGAGACTCAAACCGATATTACGACGAATACAAGCATCAGTGTACCGGTTGAAGCGCAATGGTTCTGGCGTTTCACTGCGTACGCCGGACTTGGTGTGTATACGTATGCAAGCTTAAATTTTGAAAAGCAGTTCTATGGCGTGATGGTGTGCGCTCAACTCGGAGCTTGGTGAATGGCGATAGCCATCATAGTTATCAATCATCTCTGTTGATGAAGAATACGATGCAACCAACGATACACCATCCAATGCACTTCTCTGCATTTTTTTCTATCTTAATTTTACTATGACTCGGGTTCATTCATTATTATTCTTTCTTATTCTTCTTGTTGTTGAACAGGCACACGCTCAAAAAGTGTCAGCCGATACAATGAAGATACAGACGTCTGTTCAAGACACTACAAAACGTAGTGCAAGCGCAGGCGTTGACACTGTTATAAATTATTCCGCGAAAGATTCTATTATTTATTCTCTCCGTACGCGTTATATGAATTTGTTCGGTAAGAGCGAGATGCAGTACCAAACTACCGGTTTGAAGGCTGAACGTGTGAACGTGAATTGGGATAATGCTACTCTGATTGCACATGGTGTACCGGATACGGCGAAAGCCGATTCTGTCATTGGCAAGCCGATTATGCGCGATGGCGGTGAAGAGTACAAAGGCGATCAAGTGAAATATAATTTCCGCACGCGGAAAGGAAAGATTACTATTGGCAACACGCAGATGGATAATGGGTACTACGTCGGTGATCAGATTAAAAAAGTTGACCCCGACGTACTTTGTGTCGCAGACGGCATTTATACTACGTGCGATTTAAAAAATCCTCATTTTTATTTTGGCAGTCCAAAGATGAAAGTATTTGTGCGTGATAAAGTTGTGGCGGAGCCCATATATTTATATGTTGCTGATGTTCCCGTCTTTGCTTTACCATTCGGAGTTTTCCCGGCGCACGGCGGACGGTCGTCCGGTTTAATCGCCCCGGCATACGGCAACGACAATCGGTTTGGATGGTACCTAAGCCATTTAGGATATTATTGGGCTGCCAGCGATTATTGGGATCTGGCAACGATATTCGATCTCTACTCGCGGGGACGATGGCAAAATCAAACAAACATACGCTATGCACTTCGGTACAAATTTGGCGGCAGTATCACAGCCCGGATCACAAGCTCTCCAGAGGGCGAACCCAGCGATCCAGGCTACAGCAAAACGCGCGAGTATTATGTCAATATTACACACGGCCAGCAAATTACTCCGTCATCAAATCTCAGTGTGAATTTCACTTTTATGGACGGAAACTTTTTCAAGAACAATAGCTTCAATCTCAGTGAAATTCTTCAGCAGAATATGTACTCGTATGCCGCCTATTCAAAGAGCTGGGAATCTTCTAACAGATGGTTATCGATCAACCTGTCGCGTGATCAAAACCTGGTTACTGATGAGACCGGCGAAGTTCTTCCCTCGATTGCTTTTACTCAAGGAACGGTCTTTCCATTTCGCAAGAAAACGAAAACACGCGGACTTTCAACGATGCCAGAAGCCGATTTGAGTTTTGTCGAGCTTTTAGGATTTAATTACAGTGCAAACTTTAACAATACTCTTCATAAAAGCCCATCAACAATTTCAGCCAAGCTGGATACAACACAAGTGGGGCTCAGCTCCATGAACGATTTTACCAATACTCACACGCAAGCACTCTCCCAAAGTTTTTCGCTGAGTATATCTCCCAAGCTCGGCTATTTTACGGTGTCGCCTTCTTTCTCGATGAGTGATACGAGGACGTGGACGCAGACAACGACGCCGGCAATCGACACGGGCGACAGTCTGCGTGTCTATAACAGCACTCGGGATCGGATTATTAATGGAAACCTCAACACCGGTGTTAATGTGAGCACACGATTCTTTGGGATGTTCCAGCCGAATATGTTTGGTGTTACAGCGTTCCGCCAGACGGTGACGCCAACATTCGGTTTGTTTTATAATAAGCAAATCTACGGCGACAACATGCAGAAGTATTCGATGACCGGTTCCTTCGGTGTCGGAAACAACTTCGAGATGAAATATCAAAAGAACGACAGCGCGAAAACAGAAGATAAAATCCAATTATTAAATATTAGCGGAGGTGTGAGTTATAATTTTGCAGCGGACTCAATGAATTTCACCGATGTCAATATTAACTACCGAACAGATATTGGACAGTACCTCGGCATTAGTGGAAGTGCAAATTATAATCTCTATGCCTTTGATCCGTCAGCCAACAACGGACATGGCGCTCGCGTGAACAAGTTTCTTTTGAAAGAACAAGGCAGGTTCGGCGACTTAACAGCCTTCTCGCTCAGCTTATCCACATCATTTAAGGGTGATAAGAAGCAGAAGCCAAGTGAGGCAGGTATTCCGGATAAAGTAAAGCAAGAACAGGCGGCGGCATCAGGCGAGGGATCAACACAGCCAAGTCAGAAAAAGATATACTATTCCATTTATGACAGGGAAGATGCCGATTTCAGCATTCCTTGGAATGTCACACTCGGTTACAACTTTTCACAATCGCAGCCAGATCCGAATTACTATTCTCGCACTTCCCAACTGAGTGCAAGTCTTTCGTTTAATCTTACAGAGAAGTGGCAGATTTCTACGAGCGGCTGGTACAATTTTGTCGCGAAACAGCATTACTTTTCATCTGTCAGCGTCACACGAGATCTCCATTGCTGGACAATGTCTTTTTCATGGTTCCCGATGGGAACACTTGAAGGGTACAGATTTGAATTGAAAGTGAAAGCACCGCAGCTTCAGGATTTAAAAGTAACGAAACAAAACAGTAATCGCGGTACTTTTCAATGATATAAAGATTCATTGTGTTAGCGGAACGGGGATCCCCGCATCGTAAAAAAATAATCTTAAGAAAATTATTTCTTGCAATAAACAACATGCCCGTTAGAGAATATCCTGCGGGCATTTGTTTGACTCACTGATAACGTACTGGAAGATTTCGAGAGCCTATTATTGTTATGCAGATTTCCGCTCTTCGTATAAATATACCGGATCCTTCGCTTTGACGATTGTATCTTTGGTGATGATGCACTTTGAGACATTTTCTCGAGAGGGTAAGTGATACATGACATCGAGCATCACCGATTCGATGATGGAACGAAGAGCGCGAGCGCCTGTACCGCGTTCCATCGCTTTATCGACCACGGACTTGAGAGCATTTTCTTCTATTTCTAACTCTACACCTTCCAGCGCAAAAAGTTTTTGGTACTGCTTCACAATGGCGTTACGCGGTTGAGTAAGAATATTGAGAAGCGCCGCCTCGTCAAGCGGATCAAGTGTAGCGGTGATAGGTAAGCGGCCTACAAATTCTGGAATAAGTCCGTACTTGAGCAAATCGCCCGGTTCTACCTGTTGCAGTAATTTTTCCCGCGACCTGCTTTTTTTACCTTTCAAATCGGCACCAAACCCGACAGGATTTTGACTGATGCGATGCTCGATAATTTTTTCTAATCCGTCAAACGCACCGCCGCAAATAAAAAGAATATTTTTTGTATTGATGTTGATAAGACTCTGTTCGGGATGCTTGCGTCCGCCTTTCGGTGGAACGCCCGCAATGGTGCCTTCAAGAATCTTCAGCAGCGCTTGCTGTACGCCTTCGCCGGAGACATCGCGCGTGATAGACGCGCTGTCGCCTTTGCGTGCAATCTTATCTATCTCGTCGATATAAACGATGCCGCGTTCGGCTTTCTCAACATTGTAATCAGAGTTCTGCAGGAGGTAGACAAGAATCGTTTCAACATCATCCCCTACATAGCCGGCTTCCGTCAGTGTTGTCGCATCCGCGATGGCGAATGGTACATCAAGAATACGGGCAAGTGTTTGTGCCAGCAGAGTCTTGCCGGTTCCGGTCGGGCCTACAAGCAAAATGTTGCTCTTCTCGATTTCCACTTCATCAAGATTTGCCATCTGATCGCTGGCGTCGATTCGTTTGTAATGATTGTACACGGCAACTGCAAGCGTGCGCTTGGCTAAATCCTGACCTACCACAAATTCGTCGAGTGCCTTCTTGATATCAACAGGTGTCAGCGAACGACGGAAGCCAAACCGCCGAGCATTAATTGCCGCCATATTATTTTTGATGATATCAACGGAACTGGCAACACAGAGATCGCAGATGTAGACATCCGGTCCCGCGATGATGCTGTTGACCTCTTCTGGAGTGCGTCCGCAAAAGGAACACGCTATTTTTTCGCCCTGCCTAGGTTTTTGTGCCATATAATTTTCGGCTTCGTACCACTGCCGTATTAGGTGAACGATTATTTCTCTTTCTTTATTTCAGCCGTCCGCTTCACAAGGATATTGTCGATTATTCCGTATTCTTTCGCTTCACTGGCGGCTAAGTAATAGTCACGATCTGTATCTTTTTCAATATCAGCCAATGGACGTTCTGTATGTACGGCAAGAATTTCATTTATACGCTTTTTCGTTTTAAGAATTTCCTCTGCCTGAATGCTGATATCCGATGCAGTACCTTGCACGCCTCCCCACGGTTGATGAATCATCACCCGTGCGTTGGGCAGCGCCGTACGTTTTCCTTTCATTCCGCCTGCCAACAGCACAGCCGCCATACTTGCCGCCATGCCGATACAAATTGTGGAAACATCTGGTCGAATATACTGCATCGTATCATAAATGGCAAGTCCGGCGGACACACTCCCGCCAGGACTGTTGATGTACAGATGGATATCCTTATCCGGATCATCCGATTCAAGAAATAACAGTTGGGCAATTGTCAAACTGGCAACTGTGTCATCGATGGGAGTACCGAGAAATACAATGCGTTCTTTTAAGAGCCGCGAAAAAATGTCGAACGACCGCTCACCGCGGCCGGTTTGTTCCACGACAATTGGAACGAGTTGATTATAAATTTCCGGATAGTTCATAATGAATTCTTCCTTCTGCTTGCTTATACTTTTTCTGGAACTTCCTTGATCTTCGCGGACTCCACAAGAAGTTTTAATAATTTATCGCCGATCAACCGGTCTTTGATTTGCTCGGAAGATTTGTAATAGTTGATAAGGCGATCTTTTGGAATTTTAATTTTGGCCGATTCCTCTTCTGCCAGCTTTTCTAAATCTTCATCTGAAACAGCAACGTTCTCTGTCTTGATTAATTCTTCACGCAAGAGAGCCCATTTTGCTTGATAGATTGCGTATGCGCGGTTCTCTTCTTTAAACTTATCTTCGTTAAATTCGGATGGCAGGCGTTTATCCGGATATTCATTCTTGACTTCTTCCAACAATCCTTCCAACACGCTACGAATGAGCGATTCCGGCACCTGGAACTCATGACGACGGATGATTTCCGCTGTCAGCGAATTGATGACTTGCCGCTCGCTTTTTTCTTTCCAGTAAGTGATAATCTCTTCTCTGATATTCGTGCGCAATGTCTCGACTGTCGTGAATTTGTTTTTCGTGACTTTGGCGACAAAAGCATCGTCTAAAGTCGGTAACGTTACCTTTTCTATTTTCTTGACGATGATTTGCGTGTTGACGGTATGTGTATGTTCATCATGTTTGTGCTCAAACTGCACAGAGTACTCGCCGTTTTTCTTGGCGTCTTTTAATGCATCCTTAAACGGTTGTTCAAGCTGGTCGTCGGCGAGATAAAAACGAATATTTTCACTCTTCATACCAATCAGCGGTGCTCCCGTTTCATCCAAGTCCTGCAAAGTAACTGTGACGATGTGTTCTGGAGAAGCGACGGCTTCTACTTCTTCCAGTGTTGCATTGGCTCGCTGGAGGCGGACGAGTTCTTTTCCCACTTCATCCTTTGTGATCGTGTGAACGATCTTTTCTACTTCAATGCCCTTGTAATCTTTGATCGTAATCTGAGGCCGGACGTCGAATTGGATTTTACATCGAAAGCTTTCACCATGTTTGTAATCCATATCAACAAGGATGGGTTCGCCGATTGGTTTTAACTCTTTCTCTTTCACAGCCTGCCGATAAAATTCCGTTGCAATTTCATGAAGAGAATCATTCTCTATGAGATCACCGTACAATTTCTTGACTATATCAATCGGCGCTTTGCCTTTTCGGAATCCGCGAATTTCAATCTTCTTGCGATATTCCAAATATGCTTTGTTGAAATGAGGTGCGAGGTCTTCCGGTGTAGCTGTAATTTCCGCCGCACGCAAGACATCTGACAACGACTCAACAGTAACTTCCACGT
Coding sequences within:
- the tig gene encoding trigger factor, which encodes MEVTVESLSDVLRAAEITATPEDLAPHFNKAYLEYRKKIEIRGFRKGKAPIDIVKKLYGDLIENDSLHEIATEFYRQAVKEKELKPIGEPILVDMDYKHGESFRCKIQFDVRPQITIKDYKGIEVEKIVHTITKDEVGKELVRLQRANATLEEVEAVASPEHIVTVTLQDLDETGAPLIGMKSENIRFYLADDQLEQPFKDALKDAKKNGEYSVQFEHKHDEHTHTVNTQIIVKKIEKVTLPTLDDAFVAKVTKNKFTTVETLRTNIREEIITYWKEKSERQVINSLTAEIIRRHEFQVPESLIRSVLEGLLEEVKNEYPDKRLPSEFNEDKFKEENRAYAIYQAKWALLREELIKTENVAVSDEDLEKLAEEESAKIKIPKDRLINYYKSSEQIKDRLIGDKLLKLLVESAKIKEVPEKV
- the clpP gene encoding ATP-dependent Clp endopeptidase proteolytic subunit ClpP, with the protein product MNYPEIYNQLVPIVVEQTGRGERSFDIFSRLLKERIVFLGTPIDDTVASLTIAQLLFLESDDPDKDIHLYINSPGGSVSAGLAIYDTMQYIRPDVSTICIGMAASMAAVLLAGGMKGKRTALPNARVMIHQPWGGVQGTASDISIQAEEILKTKKRINEILAVHTERPLADIEKDTDRDYYLAASEAKEYGIIDNILVKRTAEIKKEK
- a CDS encoding VWA domain-containing protein; the protein is MPELHLSILFRFVLLLLAAVCSILLSLFVYRSTVPPVSSAKRYGLISLRSIGLFLLFLLLGEPLLSLVTRSVDKPIVAILVDNSQSMAITDRTGRRDETVKSILGYDVWKHISQDGRLIYSLFDVKARSLAAITDDSLTFKGEGTDIAEALKSKKQTSVSSNLQAVVLITDGNSTIGMNPLYEAEALGVPVFTVGVGDTIEQRDLLIRKTLTNEITYAGIKLPVNVTVHSSGFGGERVQVSLRDGATLLDEKSLTLESGTRDYLVPLSFITEKEGMQKFTAEVSSLPGELTPQNNRMNFFVKVLKNKLRVALIAGAPSQDEAFIRRAMASDKNVELMPFIEENDGQFHENTLNAEALKTVDCIVLVGFPTEHSLPRSLQAILDAADAGKPFFILLSRTIELGKLHTLDPLLPFSVESAISNELQIFAAIPETQRNNPILKIGNTINTVGFWSKLPPVFRQQGNFRSKIESEVLATVRLQSMPLTDPFIVVRNVNKRKSLAVLGYGVWRWNMLSDAGSGAELMLEHFISNAIRWLTTQEDSRRIRVQSSKHSYTTQDAVEFMAQVYDDNFQPLDEAQIEVRVRHESETSSIVLDALGSGQYQGAFESLQEGEYKFTATVMVNGAAIGSDQGTFSVGGQNAEFLETRMNKPLLQQIAAQTGGRYYESNNLGSLDHDVTTMPNFKSHDVSKSAEIEIWNSRWMLALVILVFALEWFLRKRNGML
- a CDS encoding putative LPS assembly protein LptD, which translates into the protein MTRVHSLLFFLILLVVEQAHAQKVSADTMKIQTSVQDTTKRSASAGVDTVINYSAKDSIIYSLRTRYMNLFGKSEMQYQTTGLKAERVNVNWDNATLIAHGVPDTAKADSVIGKPIMRDGGEEYKGDQVKYNFRTRKGKITIGNTQMDNGYYVGDQIKKVDPDVLCVADGIYTTCDLKNPHFYFGSPKMKVFVRDKVVAEPIYLYVADVPVFALPFGVFPAHGGRSSGLIAPAYGNDNRFGWYLSHLGYYWAASDYWDLATIFDLYSRGRWQNQTNIRYALRYKFGGSITARITSSPEGEPSDPGYSKTREYYVNITHGQQITPSSNLSVNFTFMDGNFFKNNSFNLSEILQQNMYSYAAYSKSWESSNRWLSINLSRDQNLVTDETGEVLPSIAFTQGTVFPFRKKTKTRGLSTMPEADLSFVELLGFNYSANFNNTLHKSPSTISAKLDTTQVGLSSMNDFTNTHTQALSQSFSLSISPKLGYFTVSPSFSMSDTRTWTQTTTPAIDTGDSLRVYNSTRDRIINGNLNTGVNVSTRFFGMFQPNMFGVTAFRQTVTPTFGLFYNKQIYGDNMQKYSMTGSFGVGNNFEMKYQKNDSAKTEDKIQLLNISGGVSYNFAADSMNFTDVNINYRTDIGQYLGISGSANYNLYAFDPSANNGHGARVNKFLLKEQGRFGDLTAFSLSLSTSFKGDKKQKPSEAGIPDKVKQEQAAASGEGSTQPSQKKIYYSIYDREDADFSIPWNVTLGYNFSQSQPDPNYYSRTSQLSASLSFNLTEKWQISTSGWYNFVAKQHYFSSVSVTRDLHCWTMSFSWFPMGTLEGYRFELKVKAPQLQDLKVTKQNSNRGTFQ
- a CDS encoding anion transporter — its product is MECYERENTSERKNAIIVYFMNISVFTLAVVFVLIAIRQIGNIRLQIWQVMTLGSGIVLLTGQIAPFDALRAMNFDVMIFLFGMFIIGQALEESGYLAHAAYKYFKRAHSVDSLILFIIFGFGGASALLMNDTLAIIGTPVVLLLARKHEMSPKLLLLALAFSVTIGSVVSPIGNPQNLLIALNGKIGDPFGTFFRWLFIPTVLNLCIAYILLKLFYRSDFHDVPLKYSQEPIRNQELAFLSKFSFQIVAMLIALKILSVVLRFDIEFRLTYIALASALPILIGSKQRWIIMRKIDWHTLLFFASMFVLMDSVWKSGFFQHILAESKQDVTSTGMILSVSIVFSQLISNVPLVALYQPMLIHAGTMTKGFMALAAGSTIAGNLFILGAASNIIIIQNAEKKSHHTITFWDFAKIGIPLTMLNTAVYWLFLSVL
- a CDS encoding S8 family serine peptidase, giving the protein MTVSLLFCHGEAQINQTRSYWIILRTPKSPMSNLQSQKTAQSLGITERALNRRAKSLPPVRLIDELDVPISEAVLSQIKQTGVKIRTVSRWLNAVSVEASLQQCQMLNALPVVSQIEHVVQFQHLQPLPSSMPLLPLEKLSGVQRINYGSSATQLTNMKAVDLHALGVNGTGVLIGMLDDGFNNYRLHAALKNVQVIATHDFIHNIDDVSLQPWEVTTSPGQGDHGAGTLSAIGGFDNGHMIGAAFGAAFLLAKTEMDSSGTTADFNSEEDTYIAALEWAERLGADITSSSLGYKKFVSTPTYTNTDMNGRTTKVARAAVIAARKGVLVVTAMGNSGYISGYSNQSQRADTTLESPADADSIISVGATSSDGELAVFSGCGPTADGRIKPELVAQGMGVYWADGSTTTGYYYASGTSCATPLIAGAAALILSAHPQMTNMQVRDALMRTTSQRKDGTSETATYPNNYYGSGFVDVNAAALSLGPVFSNRPMVTKTDSSYQITIWIKQNGSVRMDSVFLYFKQPWDATFKLAKFIPATSNDEYFMTLPFTELNSTAVGYVTARDQSGVTWRAPSGAPTDYFSLEPTPDSLIERFPIPNGEVVPTQYKLYQNYPNPFNSSTLIMFEVPEPTNVELEVFNLLGQRVKNIFQGAVSTQGTKHWDGTDNDGRQVASGIYFARLKTPNAIRSIKILYLK